In Carassius gibelio isolate Cgi1373 ecotype wild population from Czech Republic chromosome B17, carGib1.2-hapl.c, whole genome shotgun sequence, the genomic stretch AATGTCATGGATGGCTAGGGTCAAAGAGTGGTTGATGCAGCCACCGAACGCATACGCCCAAAACAACACCCACTTCCAGGAGAGCTCATGGACCATGTAGCACGCCAGGAGCTGGGTGAGTACCATCCCTGACACGACCCACTTCAGCTGGGGGTCATGACCCATCAAAGACTTGATCTCAGGATACTTTGCTGAAGAGAGAGAACAATGTTAAGAACATGAGATtatatagtttaaataataattgcATATGTACATACAGGCTTTaagttttggatgtttttaaaatgttttgccaaaacataaaaaaataatcaaaaatacgacaatattgtgaaatgttattataatttcaaattacttttctattttaatattcattcctACGAtgtaaagctgaaatttcagcagccattactccagtcttcagtatcatgtgatctttcagaaatcattataatatgctgatttgctgccaaattataaataatgatcattattattattattattataagtgttaAAAAAAGTATAAGAAAAGTcactttaaattgtaacaatataacggtttttactgtatttgatcaaataaatgaagccttggtgaaaCTTTTGATGGTACATACACAAACAGATATTCATACGTGTACgcatgtatatacatataaatgtatatttatctgCAGAtactgcacataaaaaaaaaatgcattttatcctAGAAATTTGagaagacgaaaaaaaaaaatacacctttgaatgaaatatttttattatgcgATGAGCAGAAAAGTCTGCAGAGTgatatgaggaaaaaaaaaaaaaaaaaaaagaaaaatatatatatatatatatatatatatatatatatatatatatatatatatatatatatatacagtatgtctaCACTTATAGTGCCTTCTGCATTAGTGCAATAATCCTTCAAACCATTACACCAAAACTGCTGCTTGAGCACTTGAAATTAGTTTCTTGTAACCGAGGTTATACATCTTTCTTAAAGCATTAATACCTAATATTAAAGTCTTACTTCAATTAAAGACCTTCAAATCCCACTTAAGTAGCACTCACAGTAGTTATGCCGGTCTCACTTTTAaagctgatttttgtttttttaattaagacttatttaaaataaaaataaagattaccACTTTATTGTAGTTGCTAGTGGTAACATATTAAACATGTTAAGGCATGGTGTTGCGTAGGTAGTCAACCAATCACTGATTCTCCTCCACAAGGGAGAAACACTCCCCTGGCGATGTGCCTTTTTAATTAGCAGATTTGTTTGCCCTGCTAATATTCTGTTGACACATCATTCGCTGCTGCAGAATCCCTTTGTACAAGTTCCCCAAAGCTCTTTTTCACCTCTACAATTACAGGTGACCAATACACGCAAATCTGCCATTACACTTTTTCATGCAGTTTGCATAATGTCTGTATGCAAATGATCTATATTGCCAGGTTTTCTACTAGTTTATGCTTAAGTGTATGGTTACATGtgtatcatattttgtttttcgTCAAGGGCTATTCACAGTAAGGCAGGTGAATTGGGCACGTCAGCCATCACTGAACAAGGAAATTTTTCTGGATCAGTTCCATATGTCAGATTATCGGTGTATTTGTTTGGcctttacattttacatatcGGTCAAACAAATAGCCTTCAAAAAACAAGCAAAGCTGTGGCTGCTTGCACCACTATAAGGCTTCACGCGCAGTGATGTTCTTGTACACAAGTAGGTGGAGATTATTGAATGTGCCTCTTCCTCCCCCTTGAGTCTCCTCTACTCTGAACAAGATCACACCTGTCATGGCTTTATGTCACGGAAacacacaaacaggtttattctGAACAAGGTCGTTATGTTTCAGCTTCTATAAGTCATATTTAAGCCTAAAATATCACAACAGACAACCAATCTTTGTGAACATTGGACAAGTTCACCGGTGTAATGAGTAGCCAAATGCTATAAAGTGTGTAAATAAAATAGCCACAAACTCCAGTCAGATGCTAGTAAAACCCAAGGTGACCATGGTGAtgctttggtaaaaaaaaaaaaaaaaagatttttatatcaatatatttattatgttttgtatataatattataaataattgtaaaatatttcatatcagttttgttgcttaaaatatattttatataatccaTTATCAACTTTATATATACACCAGAGTTTGTAAATGGCATCCTCATCCTTTCTGGTATAGTTAGAAGACAACagaatacattattaatatttaaagaactTGAGGTATAAAACTACCCATGCATTTTCACAATATCATATCAGTACCAAAAGTTTTTTTCGAGGACTATTTATGAAGAATTACTCTAAAGGGTCAGTTCTTATAGTTCAATGTATTGTCAAAGGAACATCAGCCTTTTAATTCCTTATACTTCTGCACACAGAAGGAAAgataataagaaagaaaaaaacactggcCATCTATATTGTGATACTTGTGGTGAAATCTCAAAGTTGCTCATAAACGTGTTTTATGGTGAACTTAGCTCGTGACGTGACATATTCACATTTAGCCCATGGTCATAAGACTAGAATGTTGTTACCATGCAATACCCACTGCTATTGTGCAAATAATGCATGGAATCACTTTACACAAATTATCATCCCCTGAAGCTATTGTCTGATAGATGTGAGGCAGGTAAAACAAATCTATGTTTCCCCTGTCTACTACACCTGTTCTTATTCTCTAACTAGGCTATATCATACTGAACACATGGCAAAGTAAGCTTGATCTcaattacaagtaaaaaaaaatagtgtagttAGTATGTAGTGTATGCATATGAAACACGACGAtagagtttgtaaaaaaaaaaaaaaaaaaaggaaacattccTCACGCGCCCTCTTCACACATATGCACTTGCGTACACACGCACACTCTTCCGGAGAACTAGTAGGATATcaagaatgtatatatatactgaattaacttttttttttcatctgaaattATTTCGGGAAGATATCCACTAGGATTAAAATGTCATGTTAATTTTCCGAGTTCCTGTATAATCAATCATCAGAGTTATGCCTTGACAGCCACTTAACATAAAACATACAGTTGAGCTTATAGCCTGTCTTTACCAACACAAGATAAACAGAAAGATAACGAAATCTAACACGTTTCCAAATGGTTAAATGgatatttaaattcaattcaagtcatTCTGCTAATCGAAATCATATCACGTCTACAGTAGGCTATGTTTTAGCAAATTCAGCTGACGTTATGTGTGTTCCTGTAACTTAATTTGTAAACTCACCTAATATTTCCTTTCTTCTCCATGTGTGTGGCTGTTCATTATAGACCCATTCAAAGTCCCAGCGTCCAACTGCTTTGCCCATTTTTACACCTGTGTGCTGCTGGTGTAATGAGCTCAGGTGATTCCTCGCTTACTAGACTAGTTTGGGACACGCCCTCTTAGATAAGAAAAAGAGAAGAAGGTGTGCCTGAGAGTGAGTTAATGCCAACGCCACGGTGAGTTAACTTACCTCAACCGAAACCCTAACGAAGTAACGAGATCAAGTTGTTCAGAGTGCAGCCTTGCCCTTACAGTCCGCCTCGTCCCACTGACAAAACCGTGCCTTGCCTCATACAACAGTCGACTGTGGAATATGTGGCAATGAGATTTGAATTATATATACAGTTGAGActgaattatatacatttttcaatatatttatttattcgttgTTTTGTATTTTAGCGATTTACTtgggcagttttcagtgtcactttCCTGTAATTCTGGTCTAGACAAGTTTGCTTACCGCGAGAGGGCGTTTTAACACCCTTAAGAGAGTTAAATAACAGACTAATTTAAATGCACgtgtgatttaatttatttaatatatgattTAATATACAAGATGCATATgagataaatgaaaatgaaaaaaaaaaattaaaaggagatataacattttataactagttaaataatttaagcaaatatAGACAAAATCATTATACCATAAATGCctgagtataaaaaaaaatgaaaatagtaaaATTGTGCCATTTCAGCAttttatgtattaatgtattcatttatttattaataggtacctaataatattaaatctgtaatatatatatatttttatttacattgtaccacaaatgcaaaacattacagcagtggttttcaacctgtggtccgcgacCCTCTAGTGGGTCgcgatggtattgcaggtgggccgccaattactattaaaatttaTTTCATAACATAATaccataatttcatatatataattaaataagaaaaattaatattaaactgtaactatgcttccactattcgagctcgctgattggtttaagaataaactgcCAAttatttatcttagatattttaagccaaagttattttctgttcattgccagttcattcaataaagacagttaacaatctagcttctgagtactaattTATTAACTGAGCAATAGCGGGGTCACTTAATTTGTTtacagtgggccgcgcaaacaatctgactttgctgcagcctggaattgaactactagtttcatctggtcagaggagaactggcccccatctgagcctggtttctcccaaagttttttttctccattctgtcactgatggagttttggttccttgccgctgtcgcctctggcttgcttagttgggatcacttcatttacagtgatatcattgacttgattgcatataaatgcacagacactatttaaactgaacagagatgacatcacttaattcaatgatgaactgcctttaactatcattttgcattattgacacactgttttcctaatgaatgttattcagtttctgcaatgtattttgtttaaagcgctatataaataaaggtgacttgacttgactttgggttgtgtgggccgcgagctgaaaaaggttgggaaccactgcattaCAGAATTGTGAACGTTatgtattaacagaaaatatgaagTAGACTTATGAGCAGGCTTATGTGGAacttatacagtatataacttCCACCTAGTTGTAAATCTATAGTTTCCTctaaaaaatcatatatttttcaattcaaaacatatttgcaaataaacaaattaatgacAGTTTCCTTGTTATCACTACATATGTAAGTAACCCATATATTTCTtcacattcaaattaaattacatattttattaattcgaattcaaattaaatgttgttGATACATAGTTTATCAGCTATtgtcaatgaagaaaaaaagaaaagaaaagggaaaaaaaagcacTCGCTGGTTTAAAAAGTTTACTGGTGTGAATGAGGTCAAACACGAAGACCAAGATCTCGCGAGATTTCGTACGTCTGATTCTCAGGCAGAGTTCGTGAGCGGAGTCAGTCAATGTGGGACGGAGTTTTGCTGGTTTGTTAGCGGAGTAGGAGGAAGGACGAGCCGTTGACTTGACACGGGGCTTGCGTGAAATCAGTTCGGAGAGCAAGGAAGCCAAGAATGGCGTCGGGTGAGACACTGTACATCGAAGCAGACGGCTCGGAGATGCCGGCGGAGATCGTCGAGCTGCACGAAATCGAAGTTGAGACCATCGAGACAACCGTGGTCGGCGGAGACGACGACGAGCACCAGCCGATGATCGCGCTGCAGCCGCTGGTCACAGACGACCCAAACCACGTCAACCATCAGGAGGTGATTCTGGTCCAAACTCGCGAGGAGGTCGTGGGCTGCGATGATTCAGACCTCCACGCAGACGACAGCTTCGAGGACCAGATCCTCATCCCCGTCCCTGTCCCCGTGGCAGAGGAGGAATATATCGAGCAGACTTTAGTGGCCGTGTCTGGCAAGAACCCGTCGGGAAGGATGAAGAAAGGGGGAGGCAGCGGGAAAAGAGTGGTCAAAAAGAGCTTCCTGAACTCCGCCGAGGCGAGCGGACGCAAATGGGAGCAGAAGCAAGTGCAGATCAAAACACTGGAGGGGGAGTTTTCCGTCACTATGTGGGCTTCGGGTAAGTTTTGACATCGCATCAAGTGCTTTGTTCTCGCGCAGGCCTCGCGTGGGCCGTCTTCCTCTCGAGCGCGTTATAAAACTGTCGGATAGTGCAGTGTCAGAAACGATTTTCGGACCCGAAAAGTCACTTAAAAGGGTGGCTCCGgtctaaatgtttttgttttgatggGAAGCCATGTTTTAAGTGTAGATGGGCGCCGCCATATTCCTCCAGACCAGTATGGCGGCGGCCCCGAAACATGGCGGTTGTGTGAGCGGGGAAAGATGGCGGCGCGAGCGGAGAGAGGCGCTGTGAGTCCGCGCGCTGCTGCAGGCCGCGATGGCGCAGCTCCGTTTGAAGAAGGGGAGGGACCTAGACACTCGAGCTGCTGCTCGACTCAAAACTGTCCGTCTCACGGCTCTCCAGTCCCTCAATAAACAAATGAAACCGCGTATTTAAATCCTCTAACGTTAACTGAGAAACTCTGAGAGACATCTAGCAGTTATCTGTGCCGTGCGTGGCACAATGTTTCTAGTTTAGTTAGACGTGATTGCCATTTTTACACAGTTATCAGACAAATGCGTTTTACGTAGGGATATTATTAATGCCTAACGTATTGCGCATTTTTGAATCAATACGTATTCAAATGTTTATAGTGGATGGAGTTTTTTATGAAATACAGAAGTATCTATTGGTACCTTTTTGCAATCTTGAAATCTTGGCGTTTAATGTCACGGTATAATCTGAAAATGTCGTTCACTTTAAATATggtattatttaatacatgatgTATTGTTTAAGacgttgaaaaacaaaaaaaaagaacataatgttttaaatgccgaaacatacaaatatttaagCTATGTTGTAAAACATAAGGAAATTGAAATATTAGTAAGTTATGTTTTTGTGGGTGTTGTGTATTATTTCTTAAATTCTCCGATTTCATTTTAAGTGAGTATGGCCTGTAACAACCAAAAATATTTGCCAGTACTTGAATATTAAAGTACATGAACGTAGTGCAGGTTGAAACCTTGTTTGTATGTTTACGAGAATGTGCACCGTGAACAACTACAGACTGCGCATGCGCttcagaggatttttttttttttttttttttttttgaggaacgCTCACATTAATCCatagaagaaaaataaagaaaacaaataaaaaacgtGCATTCTAGTTTGATGCCGAATACTTAACGGTGATTTAATTTGCACTACAATACTagtttctttttaatatattctCTGAGACAATTAATATAATTGATTTATTCGTAAAATTAATCACTTGTGTCTAGAGCGTTGCTTCAGACGTCAGTTCATTTACGCTTTGCTTGCTTTAATTGTCCTTATAACGTTTAGCTCTTTGTAAAATACAGGGTGTGTGATTTGATTAAGTACTTTGTTAAACGTTTAATCTTGTGTTTTGTATAGATGATAAGAAAGATGTCGATCATGAGACAGAGGTCGAGGAGCATGTGATTGGAGAAAACTCTCCTCCGGACTACTCCGAGTACATGACGGGCAAGAAACTGCCCCCTGGCGGCATACCTGGCATTGACCTGTCCGACCCCAAACAACTGGCAGAGTTTGCCAGGTGGGGATTCAGCCAAAAGCTTCAAACTTTATTACAGCAT encodes the following:
- the LOC127976754 gene encoding transcriptional repressor protein YY1, encoding MASGETLYIEADGSEMPAEIVELHEIEVETIETTVVGGDDDEHQPMIALQPLVTDDPNHVNHQEVILVQTREEVVGCDDSDLHADDSFEDQILIPVPVPVAEEEYIEQTLVAVSGKNPSGRMKKGGGSGKRVVKKSFLNSAEASGRKWEQKQVQIKTLEGEFSVTMWASDDKKDVDHETEVEEHVIGENSPPDYSEYMTGKKLPPGGIPGIDLSDPKQLAEFARMKPRKIKEDDSPRTIACPHKGCTKMFRDNSAMRKHLHTHGPRVHVCAECGKAFVESSKLKRHQLVHTGEKPFQCTFEGCGKRFSLDFNLRTHVRIHTGDRPYVCPFDGCNKKFAQSTNLKSHILTHAKAKNNQ